A single genomic interval of Mustela nigripes isolate SB6536 chromosome 7, MUSNIG.SB6536, whole genome shotgun sequence harbors:
- the CEBPB gene encoding CCAAT/enhancer-binding protein beta, with amino-acid sequence MQRLVAWDPACLPLPPPPAFKSMEVANFYYEADCLAAAYAGKAAPAAPPAARPGPRPPAGELGSIGDHERAIDFSPYLEPLGAPQAPAPATATDTFEAAPPAPAPAPASSGQHHDFLSDLFSDDYGGKNCKKASEYGYVSLGRLGAAKGALHPGCFAPLHPPPPPPPPQPAELKAEPGFEPADCKRKEEAGAPGGGAAGMAAGFPYALRAYLGYQAVPSGSSGSLSTSSSSSPPGTPSPADAKAPPAACYAGAAPAPSQVKSKAKKTVDKHSDEYKIRRERNNIAVRKSRDKAKMRNLETQHKVLELTAENERLQKKVEQLSRELSTLRNLFKQLPEPLLASSGHC; translated from the coding sequence ATGCAACGCCTGGTGGCCTGGGACCCAGCATGTCTGCCCCTGCCGCCGCCGCCTGCCTTTAAATCCATGGAAGTGGCCAACTTCTACTACGAGGCGGACTGCTTGGCTGCTGCGTACGCCGGCAAGGCGGCCCCCGCGGCGCCCCCCGCGGCCAGACCCGGGCCGCGCCCCCCCGCCGGCGAGCTGGGTAGCATCGGCGACCACGAGCGCGCCATCGACTTCAGCCCGTACCTGGAGCCGCTGGGCGCGCCGCAGGCCCCGGCGCCGGCCACAGCCACGGACACCTTCGAGGCGGCTccgcccgcgcccgcccccgCGCCCGCCTCCTCCGGGCAGCACCACGACTTCCTCTCCGACCTCTTCTCCGACGACTACGGGGGCAAGAACTGCAAGAAGGCATCCGAGTACGGCTACGTGAGCCTGGGGCGCTTGGGGGCCGCCAAGGGCGCACTGCACCCCGGCTGCTTCGCGCCCCTGcacccgccgcccccgccgccgccgccgcagcccgcCGAGCTCAAGGCGGAGCCGGGCTTCGAGCCCGCGGACTGCAAGCGGAAGGAGGAGGCCGGAGCGCCGGGCGGCGGTGCCGCAGGCATGGCGGCTGGCTTCCCGTACGCGCTGCGCGCCTACCTCGGCTACCAGGCGGTGCCGAGCGGCAGCAGCGGGAGCCTGTCCACGTCCTCGTCGTCCAGCCCGCCCGGCACGCCGAGCCCCGCCGACGCCAAGGCGCCCCCGGCCGCCTGCTATGCGGGGGCGGCGCCCGCGCCCTCGCAGGTCAAGAGCAAGGCCAAGAAGACAGTGGACAAGCACAGCGACGAGTACAAGATCCGGCGCGAGCGCAACAACATCGCGGTGCGCAAGAGCCGCGACAAGGCCAAGATGCGCAACCTGGAGACGCAGCACAAGGTCCTGGAGCTCACGGCCGAGAACGAGCGGCTCCAGAAGAAGGTGGAGCAGCTGTCGCGCGAGCTCAGCACCCTGCGGAACTTGTTCAAGCAGCTGCCCGAGCCCCTGCTCGCCTCCTC